A single window of Candidatus Zixiibacteriota bacterium DNA harbors:
- a CDS encoding helix-turn-helix transcriptional regulator has translation MPKTLPPIARNIRKYRKKLGVSQDRLSKLADITLHTLTKIESGATADPRIETVNKIANALGVSLDDLMK, from the coding sequence ATGCCTAAGACATTGCCACCGATTGCCAGAAACATCAGGAAATACCGGAAGAAGCTCGGGGTATCTCAGGACCGGCTTTCCAAGCTGGCCGATATTACCCTGCACACGCTGACTAAAATAGAGTCCGGGGCTACCGCTGATCCGAGAATCGAAACCGTGAACAAGATAGCGAATGCCCTTGGCGTGTCGCTTGATGATTTAATGAAATAG
- a CDS encoding DUF4145 domain-containing protein has product MEEKLFSYCSECGVQVELTEAGSYSKRRPADGSVAPLDPTDVPWIAEEFVLCNCPKCQSPFLFKREWYEIPAEFETVTSEPELLYPKAGRLPQSLLPRQVAKPYQDAVRSYEVGLNEPCVIMCRKCLEAVCHLQGVTKGNLKTRLEGLRDAGVIDSKLYTWTDGLRLVANDAAHDIDISLSNQDARDAIDFVEAILSYVFLLARKFEEFEARRKST; this is encoded by the coding sequence ATGGAAGAGAAACTCTTCTCATACTGTTCAGAATGCGGAGTTCAGGTCGAATTGACCGAGGCCGGCTCATACAGCAAACGTCGTCCCGCGGACGGTAGTGTCGCGCCACTTGACCCAACAGACGTTCCTTGGATTGCTGAAGAGTTCGTATTGTGCAATTGTCCGAAGTGTCAATCTCCCTTCCTTTTCAAACGTGAATGGTATGAGATCCCCGCTGAATTTGAAACTGTGACTTCTGAGCCCGAACTCCTGTATCCCAAAGCCGGGAGATTGCCGCAATCGCTATTGCCGCGGCAGGTTGCTAAACCATATCAAGATGCTGTCAGGTCCTACGAAGTTGGGCTAAACGAGCCTTGTGTAATAATGTGTCGAAAGTGTCTAGAGGCCGTATGTCACCTTCAAGGAGTGACGAAAGGCAATCTGAAAACCAGACTTGAGGGTTTGAGAGATGCGGGCGTTATTGACTCGAAGCTATACACTTGGACTGATGGTCTGCGATTAGTAGCTAATGACGCTGCACATGATATTGACATCAGTTTGAGTAATCAAGACGCCCGTGATGCAATAGACTTTGTTGAAGCGATCCTATCCTATGTGTTTCTGCTCGCAAGGAAGTTTGAAGAATTCGAAGCAAGAAGGAAAAGCACCTGA
- a CDS encoding toxin-antitoxin system HicB family antitoxin, giving the protein MPREKTTHTKPKMIHIRLSEELHQQLRIQVAKENQTIQDWVERLIDKNVKSGRGKQS; this is encoded by the coding sequence ATGCCGAGAGAGAAAACGACCCACACGAAACCGAAGATGATTCACATTCGACTGAGTGAGGAGCTGCACCAGCAATTGCGAATCCAGGTGGCCAAAGAGAATCAGACTATCCAGGACTGGGTAGAACGGCTAATCGACAAGAACGTCAAATCGGGGCGAGGGAAGCAGTCTTGA
- a CDS encoding recombinase family protein, with product MNPVNGEVKRCYVYARLSTEDQHRRAEYSSLESQEKVCRAYIASQEPNGWKYVTTIKDLSSGGSTDRPGLGELLEHIKQNKVDVVVTTKMDRLTRNIKDFWTLYEIMQEHDCQFVCATQELNSTTAHGRFFINILMSFAEFELETIRERTRAKMLSQAEEGLWHGGRAPFGYERHKDRKGLLIPHKTEAAVVKKIFDLFVKLGSPAAVAKEINDMGYRTKSKKKTKFSKWTITYILSNPLYIGKTTFGGQSFEGKHKALIPVNRFNHVQKMLEKNKQTRTGPTQNKYNFRLRGILKCGDCGSMMTPSPAKSGRYLYYRCTRVSKYSKEECKVRKIGARAIEDAVVNKLCEIGTDEAVIKEAVRKANKASVTNAKTKTKELNALKKELKPVEDSIDNMVRYVEKHGDLSKAMSDRLPELETRKDQLKSQMQRLEFEIGQLKDHQIDIELLTKTLRDFRAIYNELNPEEQTRLLQLMVQEVVLGEDTLKISVFPFGDSGKPLEYLLKHPEFAESDKKRG from the coding sequence TTGAATCCAGTCAATGGTGAAGTGAAACGCTGCTACGTGTACGCGAGGCTGTCCACAGAGGATCAGCACCGCCGCGCCGAATACTCGTCACTTGAGAGTCAGGAAAAGGTTTGCAGGGCTTACATCGCCAGCCAAGAGCCGAACGGCTGGAAGTATGTGACGACAATCAAAGATCTCAGTTCCGGCGGCAGCACTGACCGGCCCGGACTTGGGGAACTCCTCGAACATATCAAGCAGAACAAAGTCGATGTGGTCGTCACGACTAAGATGGATCGGCTGACCAGGAATATCAAAGACTTCTGGACACTCTACGAAATCATGCAGGAGCATGATTGCCAATTCGTCTGTGCCACACAGGAACTGAACTCTACGACCGCTCACGGCCGTTTCTTTATCAATATACTGATGAGTTTTGCGGAGTTTGAACTTGAGACAATCAGGGAAAGAACCCGGGCCAAGATGCTATCCCAAGCCGAAGAGGGTCTCTGGCATGGTGGACGAGCTCCATTTGGCTACGAACGCCACAAGGACAGGAAGGGACTACTGATTCCGCACAAAACAGAAGCGGCAGTTGTGAAGAAGATTTTCGATCTGTTCGTAAAGTTGGGATCGCCGGCAGCGGTAGCCAAGGAAATCAATGACATGGGCTATCGGACTAAGAGTAAGAAGAAAACGAAGTTTTCGAAGTGGACGATCACTTACATTCTGTCCAATCCACTTTATATTGGGAAAACGACGTTCGGTGGCCAGAGCTTTGAAGGCAAACACAAGGCGCTCATCCCGGTTAACAGGTTCAACCACGTACAGAAGATGCTGGAAAAGAACAAGCAGACGCGAACAGGACCTACTCAGAACAAGTACAATTTCCGGCTAAGAGGCATCCTCAAGTGCGGTGATTGCGGCTCGATGATGACACCGAGTCCTGCCAAGAGTGGACGCTACCTTTATTATCGATGCACGCGCGTATCGAAGTATTCGAAAGAAGAGTGCAAGGTTAGAAAAATCGGTGCCCGAGCAATTGAAGACGCTGTCGTCAACAAGCTGTGTGAAATCGGAACGGACGAGGCTGTGATCAAAGAAGCGGTTCGCAAAGCGAACAAGGCGTCGGTGACCAATGCCAAGACCAAGACCAAAGAGCTCAATGCCCTGAAGAAGGAACTGAAGCCGGTTGAAGACTCAATCGACAACATGGTCCGGTACGTGGAGAAGCATGGCGACCTATCAAAGGCCATGTCCGACCGGCTACCGGAACTGGAAACGCGTAAAGATCAACTGAAATCCCAGATGCAGCGCCTGGAATTCGAGATTGGGCAGCTAAAGGACCACCAGATCGACATCGAGTTGCTCACAAAGACACTGCGGGACTTCCGGGCAATCTACAATGAATTGAACCCAGAAGAGCAGACTCGCTTGTTACAGCTTATGGTTCAAGAAGTTGTCTTAGGGGAAGACACGCTGAAGATATCTGTTTTTCCGTTTGGGGATTCTGGAAAGCCTCTGGAATATCTGCTGAAACATCCAGAGTTTGCTGAGAGTGATAAAAAGCGGGGTTGA
- a CDS encoding O-antigen ligase family protein, which produces MNALDHRFVDRLLIVFFALFVFSATFSIAASQVMLGLSTAVFLWHCFRYRTVPFSRSLRWFYATTAVWIGWLSLTCLSGDTPLRSLLLSREEWLFVALVIAMYLAAQTRTRWWLMAAFAAGVALVSIYGLIQYFTGVNWFTRHAVYPAPGFGWRVLGMFTHYLTFGNFFAVAACALVAFTTGSRSRMTGALRLLFWSASILAVLITLLTFSRGPIAAMVVTLLLLAVLLGRRYGRTVLIALAILAIGLLAIPGVANRYVGELEREWRGDYEGSRLFIWRHSLEVIGERPLLGVGMGNFGAHYERYLRADIEDSRKLTHAHNDFLNVAAIAGIPGAVAYACMWLVAVGYFWLGWRRSRIDDPQAVWYLMALAGSVCFLGTSMYEATWVDEEVRQLLMVLWGFGFSGWYRLDNSGNPAGLPV; this is translated from the coding sequence ATGAACGCGCTCGATCACAGATTTGTCGACCGCCTGCTGATTGTCTTCTTTGCCCTCTTTGTCTTCAGTGCGACCTTTTCGATTGCCGCTTCTCAAGTCATGCTGGGTCTGTCGACAGCAGTGTTCCTGTGGCACTGTTTCCGGTACCGGACCGTTCCGTTCTCCCGCTCTCTCCGTTGGTTCTATGCGACGACGGCGGTGTGGATTGGGTGGCTGTCTCTCACCTGCCTGAGCGGTGACACGCCGCTGCGATCACTGCTGCTCAGCCGTGAAGAGTGGCTGTTTGTCGCCCTGGTAATCGCCATGTACCTTGCGGCGCAAACGCGGACTCGCTGGTGGCTGATGGCCGCGTTCGCCGCCGGCGTGGCGCTGGTGTCGATATACGGGTTGATTCAGTATTTCACCGGCGTAAACTGGTTTACGCGTCATGCGGTGTATCCGGCGCCGGGATTCGGATGGCGCGTACTCGGCATGTTTACGCATTACCTTACCTTCGGCAATTTCTTTGCCGTGGCCGCATGCGCTCTGGTCGCCTTTACGACCGGCAGTCGATCTCGGATGACCGGGGCACTGCGGCTGCTGTTCTGGTCGGCGTCAATACTCGCGGTCCTGATCACGCTTCTGACGTTCTCGCGCGGGCCGATCGCCGCTATGGTTGTCACGCTGCTCCTGCTGGCGGTACTGCTGGGCCGCAGGTACGGCAGGACAGTGCTGATAGCGCTGGCGATCCTCGCGATCGGGTTACTGGCTATTCCCGGAGTAGCGAACCGGTATGTCGGAGAATTGGAACGTGAGTGGCGCGGCGACTATGAGGGAAGTCGCCTCTTCATCTGGCGACACTCGCTGGAGGTGATCGGCGAGCGCCCTCTGCTCGGCGTCGGCATGGGCAATTTCGGCGCACATTATGAACGTTATCTTCGAGCCGATATCGAGGATTCGCGGAAGCTGACGCACGCGCATAACGATTTTCTGAATGTCGCCGCTATCGCCGGTATTCCGGGAGCAGTTGCATACGCGTGTATGTGGTTGGTCGCTGTCGGGTACTTCTGGCTTGGCTGGCGGAGAAGTCGAATCGACGATCCGCAGGCGGTCTGGTACTTGATGGCGTTAGCCGGGTCGGTCTGTTTCTTGGGCACTTCAATGTACGAGGCGACCTGGGTTGACGAGGAGGTCCGGCAGTTGTTGATGGTGCTGTGGGGATTCGGGTTCTCAGGGTGGTATCGTTTGGACAATAGCGGGAACCCGGCGGGGCTGCCGGTGTAA
- a CDS encoding SIS domain-containing protein codes for MNDQDRLQIVKKAADDSALLRKTVAEQIGDKLVSVASMVSGVIGTGGRVFIAANGVLAGVASGLAAELLVRTGSDRNRQALPAIALNADTSVLTDAANQYGFEYAYARQVDGLGRKGDLLIVLSVDGRCANLVRAVQTARERHMISCALVGGSGGELFKLADRALLVPHPSPQRIQEELMFLAHSLVDLLERDLFA; via the coding sequence ATGAATGATCAGGATAGACTGCAGATCGTGAAGAAAGCCGCCGACGACAGCGCACTGCTGCGCAAGACGGTCGCCGAGCAGATCGGCGACAAGCTTGTTTCTGTCGCAAGTATGGTGTCGGGAGTGATCGGCACCGGGGGCCGGGTTTTCATTGCGGCCAACGGCGTGCTGGCGGGGGTCGCATCGGGACTCGCGGCTGAGTTGCTGGTGCGCACGGGCAGCGACCGCAACCGGCAGGCGCTTCCCGCGATCGCCCTGAACGCCGACACATCGGTGCTCACCGATGCCGCGAATCAGTATGGATTCGAATACGCATACGCACGACAGGTGGACGGGCTCGGCCGAAAAGGTGACTTGCTGATCGTGCTATCGGTCGACGGACGGTGTGCCAATCTGGTCCGGGCGGTGCAGACGGCACGTGAACGGCACATGATCAGTTGCGCTCTCGTGGGCGGTTCCGGCGGAGAATTGTTCAAGCTGGCCGACCGCGCCCTGCTCGTCCCGCACCCGTCGCCTCAGCGAATCCAGGAGGAACTGATGTTTCTCGCCCATTCGCTCGTGGATCTCCTGGAGCGCGACTTGTTTGCATGA
- a CDS encoding geranylgeranylglyceryl/heptaprenylglyceryl phosphate synthase, which yields MTNGVFHSLCEAKDRRGGGFLVLLDPDRVPEERYLSVAEAAGECGVDALLVGTSFSLSSRFTEAVEQIRLKSTLPLIIFPGSFAQITPHADAILFSSLLSGRNPAYLIEEQVKGAPLVKQCGLEPIPTGYLLIESGSLTSVQYISGSLPIPRTKHDIACAHALAAQYLGMKLVYLEAGSGANGAVPEDMVAAVSSYVDIPVMVGGGLRTPEACADRIEAGASFVVVGTRFETSPGFSLLREMTSAAHPLEVIDV from the coding sequence ATGACAAACGGAGTCTTTCATTCCCTGTGTGAAGCGAAGGACCGGCGCGGTGGCGGCTTTCTGGTATTGCTCGATCCCGACCGCGTGCCGGAAGAGCGATATCTCTCGGTTGCCGAAGCGGCGGGGGAGTGCGGAGTCGACGCCCTTCTTGTCGGAACGTCCTTCAGCCTCAGCTCGCGCTTTACGGAGGCCGTGGAACAGATTCGACTGAAGTCGACTTTGCCGCTGATCATTTTCCCCGGATCGTTCGCACAGATTACGCCGCACGCCGATGCTATTCTGTTTTCGTCACTGCTCTCCGGTCGCAATCCGGCATATCTGATCGAGGAACAGGTGAAGGGTGCCCCCTTGGTCAAGCAGTGCGGCCTCGAGCCGATCCCAACCGGGTATCTGCTGATCGAGTCCGGCTCGTTGACCTCCGTGCAGTATATCTCCGGGTCGCTGCCGATTCCCCGCACCAAGCACGATATCGCCTGCGCACACGCACTCGCGGCGCAGTATCTGGGGATGAAGCTGGTCTACCTCGAAGCCGGATCCGGGGCCAACGGTGCGGTGCCCGAAGATATGGTCGCCGCGGTCAGTTCATATGTTGACATTCCGGTGATGGTGGGAGGCGGCCTCCGTACTCCCGAAGCGTGCGCAGATCGAATCGAGGCGGGAGCGTCGTTTGTCGTGGTCGGCACTCGATTCGAGACATCGCCCGGCTTCAGCCTGCTTCGAGAAATGACCTCGGCCGCCCACCCACTGGAGGTGATCGACGTATGA
- the alaS gene encoding alanine--tRNA ligase, with amino-acid sequence MNARTPTIKTSEIRQSFLAYFQRRKHTLVPSSPVIPFDDPTILFTNAGMNQFKDVFTGKRRTEYSRATSSQKCIRAGGKHNDLDNVGFTARHHTFFEMLGNFSFGDYYKEEAIYYAWEWVTRELELPKDRLYATVYETDDDAFALWEKIAPDLRNGRVLRFGKHDNFWSMGDVGPCGPCSEIHFDRGEKYGVGPDHTVNGETDRFIEVWNLVFMQDDQLPDGRVVPLPKPSVDTGAGLERLAAVKQYAESNYGIDLFQNIIVSISDITGARYRDNIPSHHVIADHIRALTFAIADGAGISNEGRGYVLRRILRRAARHGRLLGAHEPFMYRLVPVLVNEMGQAYPEIREKQAHVESVVRAEEESFMRTLETGLQLFERVSAGARKSGRTVIDGEEVFRLYDTYGFPYDLTEIIAAEQGLTLDRQGFDRAMAKQQEQSRAGAAFKSEAFAHRDEFDALGLNLLPTEFVRGELTVNADVMAAVGNNQTAAVVLNRTPFYIEAGGQISDTGRLFTETFEMEVLSLHLYNDLHFHVGHVTRGTLDDLRGREPVKVTAQVEAARRWDIMRNHTATHLAHAALRKVLGDHVKQSGSYVGPDRLRFDFSHHQPMTPEEIAEVERIVNNQILSGKDVATRVMALDDARKAGAMALFGEKYGEKVRVVSVEGFSMELCGGTHVENISQIGPFFVTVETGIASGVRRMEAITGRTAIDYMLANKRFKSDVAALVNRPEADALDGVKQLRETISTFQKELKKAREQMFAGGGELGESRQVGGVTIAMNDFGDSDRDVMAAWLDRQKAMANPVVAVAVGITNGKRAFMAAASNAAVADKKLDVGQMTKVVLPKFGGRGGGKESFAQGGVDAGASSSDVFEAVLDWVQKALTR; translated from the coding sequence GTGAACGCGAGGACTCCGACCATTAAGACTTCCGAGATACGCCAGTCGTTTCTGGCCTACTTCCAGCGCCGCAAACACACCCTGGTGCCGTCGTCTCCGGTCATCCCCTTTGATGACCCGACCATTCTGTTCACCAACGCCGGGATGAACCAGTTCAAGGACGTGTTCACCGGCAAGCGCCGCACCGAGTACAGCCGGGCGACATCGTCACAGAAGTGCATCCGCGCCGGGGGCAAACATAATGACCTCGACAATGTCGGATTCACTGCCCGGCACCACACGTTCTTCGAGATGCTGGGTAATTTCTCTTTCGGCGATTATTACAAGGAAGAGGCAATCTACTACGCGTGGGAGTGGGTCACGCGCGAACTCGAACTGCCGAAAGATCGGCTCTACGCCACGGTGTACGAGACCGATGACGACGCATTCGCATTGTGGGAGAAGATCGCGCCGGATCTGAGGAATGGGCGAGTGCTGCGGTTCGGTAAGCACGACAACTTCTGGTCGATGGGCGACGTCGGCCCGTGCGGGCCGTGTTCGGAGATTCATTTCGACCGCGGTGAGAAATACGGAGTCGGTCCGGACCATACGGTCAACGGGGAGACCGACCGCTTTATCGAGGTCTGGAATCTGGTGTTCATGCAGGACGACCAGCTTCCCGACGGCCGCGTGGTTCCTCTGCCCAAACCCTCGGTGGATACCGGCGCCGGCCTCGAGCGGCTGGCAGCGGTGAAACAGTACGCCGAGTCCAACTACGGTATCGACTTGTTCCAGAATATTATCGTCTCGATTTCAGATATCACCGGCGCCCGTTACCGGGACAATATCCCGTCGCACCATGTCATCGCGGACCACATCCGCGCGCTGACGTTCGCGATAGCGGACGGTGCGGGGATCTCCAACGAGGGGCGCGGCTATGTTCTTCGACGAATCCTCCGCCGCGCCGCGCGTCACGGACGGCTCTTGGGCGCCCACGAGCCGTTCATGTATCGGCTGGTGCCGGTGCTGGTAAACGAGATGGGGCAGGCCTATCCGGAGATTCGAGAAAAGCAGGCACATGTCGAGAGCGTGGTGCGCGCCGAAGAAGAGTCATTCATGCGGACGCTCGAAACCGGCCTGCAGTTGTTTGAGCGGGTCAGCGCCGGTGCGAGGAAGTCCGGACGCACGGTGATCGACGGCGAGGAAGTGTTCCGCTTGTACGATACCTATGGTTTTCCGTACGATCTCACGGAGATCATTGCCGCGGAGCAGGGGCTGACGCTGGACAGGCAAGGCTTCGACCGCGCGATGGCGAAACAACAGGAGCAGTCCCGCGCAGGGGCAGCGTTCAAATCCGAAGCGTTCGCCCACCGCGACGAATTTGACGCTCTTGGGTTGAACCTCCTGCCGACTGAGTTTGTCCGCGGTGAATTGACTGTCAATGCCGACGTGATGGCGGCGGTGGGCAACAATCAAACGGCAGCAGTTGTGCTGAATCGCACCCCGTTTTACATCGAGGCGGGTGGACAGATCTCCGATACGGGTCGACTATTCACCGAGACCTTTGAAATGGAAGTACTGTCGCTTCACCTGTACAACGATCTTCACTTCCATGTCGGACACGTGACACGAGGCACGCTCGATGATCTGCGCGGCCGCGAACCGGTGAAAGTGACTGCGCAGGTGGAAGCGGCTCGTCGCTGGGACATCATGCGCAATCACACCGCGACCCATCTCGCGCACGCGGCGTTGCGCAAAGTGCTTGGTGATCATGTTAAGCAGTCCGGTTCATATGTCGGGCCCGACCGCCTGCGGTTCGATTTCTCGCACCATCAGCCGATGACGCCCGAGGAGATTGCCGAGGTGGAACGCATCGTCAACAACCAGATTCTCTCCGGCAAGGATGTCGCGACCCGGGTCATGGCGCTCGACGACGCCCGCAAGGCCGGCGCTATGGCGCTTTTCGGCGAGAAGTACGGCGAGAAGGTGCGGGTGGTGTCGGTCGAAGGGTTCTCGATGGAGTTGTGCGGCGGCACGCATGTCGAGAACATCAGCCAGATCGGGCCGTTTTTCGTGACGGTCGAAACCGGGATTGCCAGCGGCGTGCGCCGTATGGAAGCGATAACGGGTCGGACCGCAATCGACTATATGCTTGCGAACAAGCGGTTCAAATCCGATGTCGCTGCGCTCGTGAATCGACCGGAGGCCGACGCGCTTGACGGTGTGAAGCAACTTCGTGAAACAATCTCGACTTTCCAAAAGGAACTCAAAAAGGCACGCGAGCAGATGTTTGCGGGCGGGGGAGAGTTGGGAGAATCACGGCAGGTTGGCGGTGTGACGATCGCGATGAACGATTTCGGAGACTCGGATCGTGACGTCATGGCGGCCTGGCTCGACCGGCAGAAGGCGATGGCCAACCCGGTCGTGGCGGTTGCCGTGGGGATAACCAACGGTAAGCGAGCCTTCATGGCGGCTGCGAGCAACGCGGCGGTTGCCGACAAGAAGCTCGATGTCGGCCAGATGACCAAAGTGGTATTGCCGAAGTTTGGAGGCCGCGGCGGCGGCAAAGAATCTTTTGCACAGGGCGGAGTGGATGCCGGCGCCAGCTCCTCCGACGTCTTTGAGGCTGTGCTGGACTGGGTACAGAAGGCGCTCACCAGATGA
- a CDS encoding regulatory protein RecX, which produces MNSDRQLRIIRLVNTGESFAVYVTGREEALEVSPALVHRHRLKEGIVLTEPQLAQLLAEAELDRCDRAVARSLAIREHTTGELRDKLQRKGFSKDVIAATLKRFTERGLLDDAHVAAKLVRSSLERNPSGRAYLIAVLRKKKVDRELAEQTVDMILSGSDETELAVASLSKRWSSLRHLELERARSRAYNYLSRRGIGYSAARAAFEQLYNREREDSDH; this is translated from the coding sequence ATGAATTCGGACCGACAGCTCAGGATCATTCGGCTAGTCAATACCGGCGAGTCCTTTGCCGTGTACGTCACCGGGAGGGAGGAAGCGCTTGAGGTCAGTCCTGCCCTCGTTCACCGACATCGCCTGAAAGAAGGGATCGTCCTGACCGAGCCGCAACTGGCCCAGCTGCTCGCCGAGGCGGAGCTGGATCGGTGCGACCGGGCGGTGGCGAGGTCACTTGCGATTCGCGAGCATACCACCGGGGAACTTCGCGACAAACTTCAGCGCAAGGGTTTTTCGAAAGACGTGATCGCGGCGACCCTCAAGCGATTCACCGAGAGGGGGCTGCTCGACGACGCCCATGTGGCCGCGAAGCTGGTCCGATCATCACTGGAAAGAAACCCTTCGGGACGTGCCTACCTGATCGCAGTACTTCGAAAAAAGAAGGTAGACCGGGAGCTGGCCGAACAGACGGTCGACATGATTCTCTCGGGCAGCGACGAGACTGAGCTGGCTGTGGCATCATTGTCAAAAAGGTGGTCATCACTTCGCCATTTAGAACTTGAACGGGCCCGCAGCAGGGCGTATAATTACCTGTCCCGCCGAGGGATAGGATACAGCGCCGCCCGCGCCGCATTTGAGCAGTTGTACAACCGTGAACGCGAGGACTCCGACCATTAA
- a CDS encoding DUF4388 domain-containing protein has protein sequence MDLDLQGSIEKFTLPEIFQLIAVSRKSGTLGIQKDESIVMIYFRNGDIVYGYGPRQTFHLGQLLKERGLLTAQQLDEAVIAQARTDNSLRLGEILIKKHFIDRADLEKVVREQIEQLLYSLLAWQSGSFKFYEDQFPTEEEITVNLSVENVILEGLRRHDEMSMIRDVLPDFQQVYSISASQKGRARAVTMEAAEWNIMALVDGFRSIDEVCGLSSMPRDQALRTLAKLKLAGIITPSERKKTAVTADAGPTELDLMVKRLAGLFEDYLKDKSTPAAMDRRVTQTVLGDHV, from the coding sequence ATGGATCTCGATCTGCAGGGAAGCATTGAGAAGTTCACACTTCCGGAGATATTTCAGTTAATCGCGGTCAGCCGAAAGTCGGGCACACTCGGCATCCAGAAGGACGAATCGATCGTGATGATCTATTTCCGAAATGGTGACATCGTGTACGGCTACGGTCCCCGCCAGACCTTTCACCTGGGGCAACTGCTGAAGGAGCGGGGACTGCTGACGGCCCAGCAACTCGACGAGGCGGTCATCGCGCAGGCCCGCACGGACAATTCACTTCGACTCGGCGAAATCCTGATCAAGAAGCATTTCATCGATCGCGCCGATTTGGAAAAAGTCGTGCGGGAGCAGATAGAGCAACTGCTCTACTCGCTGCTCGCGTGGCAGAGTGGGTCTTTCAAATTCTACGAAGACCAGTTCCCCACCGAAGAAGAGATCACCGTGAATCTCTCAGTCGAAAACGTCATACTTGAAGGCCTGAGACGTCACGACGAAATGTCGATGATACGCGACGTTCTGCCGGACTTCCAGCAAGTGTACAGTATCTCGGCGTCTCAAAAGGGGCGCGCACGGGCGGTCACGATGGAGGCCGCCGAATGGAACATCATGGCGCTGGTCGACGGTTTTCGGTCAATCGATGAGGTATGTGGGTTATCGTCGATGCCGCGCGACCAGGCACTCCGGACGCTGGCCAAGCTGAAGCTCGCCGGGATCATCACGCCGTCGGAGAGAAAGAAAACAGCAGTAACAGCCGATGCCGGACCGACCGAGCTTGATTTGATGGTCAAGCGGCTGGCCGGCCTGTTCGAGGACTACCTTAAGGACAAGTCGACGCCGGCGGCGATGGATCGCCGGGTGACACAGACTGTCCTGGGAGATCACGTGTGA
- a CDS encoding DUF4295 domain-containing protein, protein MAKKQTFQDKLKQKEARKEYLKVVKAVKTESGSWKFATKMVPITDENRNSVYK, encoded by the coding sequence ATGGCCAAGAAACAGACTTTTCAGGATAAGCTCAAACAGAAAGAGGCCCGCAAGGAGTACCTGAAAGTTGTCAAGGCGGTCAAGACGGAGTCCGGATCGTGGAAATTCGCCACGAAAATGGTTCCGATCACCGATGAAAACCGCAACAGCGTCTACAAGTAA
- the ubiE gene encoding bifunctional demethylmenaquinone methyltransferase/2-methoxy-6-polyprenyl-1,4-benzoquinol methylase UbiE, whose product MDTATMSTANPTDRGPSRENVASMFDRIAGRYDLLNHLLSANRDRSWRARMISHLPPGNELHVLDLATGTADQLLALYDSGRLRGGIGLDPAEQMLSIGRKKIAGRMLDSVLRLEKGRAERLPFDDNVFDAVTISFGIRNVSDVSTSLQEMRRVLKPGGRALILEFSLPSNSVLRRVYLWYFRSVLPRLGGIISGDRTAYRYLNRSVESFPYGEEFLGLLRAAGFSAPEQYPLTYGIATLYRADKK is encoded by the coding sequence ATGGACACAGCCACTATGAGCACCGCCAATCCAACGGATCGGGGACCGTCGCGCGAAAACGTCGCGTCGATGTTCGACCGGATCGCGGGACGATACGACCTGCTCAACCACCTGCTGTCAGCCAATCGCGACAGAAGCTGGCGGGCGCGAATGATTTCGCATCTTCCGCCCGGCAATGAACTGCACGTCCTGGACCTCGCCACCGGTACCGCCGACCAGCTGCTGGCGCTCTACGATTCGGGCCGCCTTCGAGGAGGAATAGGCCTAGACCCGGCCGAGCAAATGCTGTCGATCGGGCGAAAAAAGATCGCAGGACGGATGCTCGACAGTGTGCTTCGCCTCGAGAAGGGCCGGGCCGAACGACTGCCGTTCGATGACAACGTCTTCGACGCAGTTACCATTTCATTCGGCATACGGAACGTCTCCGACGTTTCCACTTCGCTGCAGGAAATGCGACGCGTGCTTAAGCCCGGGGGCCGTGCCTTGATCCTCGAGTTCTCACTGCCGTCGAACTCGGTCCTGAGACGAGTGTACCTGTGGTATTTCCGCTCGGTCCTCCCCCGTCTCGGCGGGATTATTTCTGGTGACCGCACTGCCTACCGCTACTTGAACCGGTCCGTCGAATCATTCCCGTACGGCGAGGAGTTTCTCGGCCTGTTGCGGGCCGCCGGTTTCTCTGCCCCTGAACAGTATCCCCTGACGTATGGTATCGCCACACTCTATCGGGCGGACAAGAAATGA